From Thermoanaerobaculia bacterium, a single genomic window includes:
- a CDS encoding nitroreductase family protein, whose amino-acid sequence MVDRPNYLRRFSCRAFRSEPLPPGAEDALIQAAIRAPSAGNRQPWRVILVESREGKHKLSEAAYGQTFLLQAPIVFVICAVPEESGARYGTRGTTLYCYQDTAAMVQNILLAATDLGLGSCWVGAFDEESVVRILSIPEGWRPVAMVPVGYPSEDCAFTSRRPRNEVVYRYPEALESQR is encoded by the coding sequence ATGGTTGATCGACCCAATTATCTTCGAAGATTCTCCTGTCGTGCTTTTCGTTCAGAGCCTCTTCCTCCTGGAGCAGAGGATGCCTTGATTCAGGCGGCGATCCGGGCGCCATCTGCCGGTAACCGCCAGCCCTGGCGTGTGATCCTCGTGGAGTCCCGTGAGGGTAAGCATAAGCTCTCGGAAGCCGCCTATGGCCAGACTTTCCTCCTCCAGGCTCCCATCGTATTTGTCATCTGTGCGGTTCCGGAGGAATCGGGTGCCCGGTACGGAACACGGGGCACCACGCTGTACTGCTACCAGGATACCGCGGCCATGGTTCAAAATATTCTCCTGGCAGCGACTGATCTTGGCCTGGGGAGCTGCTGGGTGGGTGCTTTCGATGAAGAGAGTGTAGTCCGGATTCTCTCAATTCCAGAAGGATGGAGGCCGGTTGCCATGGTTCCCGTCGGATACCCTTCTGAAGACTGCGCGTTTACTTCCCGTCGACCTCGGAATGAAGTGGTCTATCGGTACCCGGAGGCCCTCGAATCCCAACGTTGA